ATACAACGCTTTGACTGCTGAAAAGGCAATGAAACTTGATGGTAAAGATTGTAATCAGTTAATTAGGTACTTTGCTCAAAGACAATCATCTGAGAGTgatttttattatgattttgaGTTAGATGAACATGGACATTtaattagtttcttttggagGGATGGAAGGATGAAAAGGGATTATGAATATTTTGGTGATTTATTGGTGTTTGATACGACATACCGGACAAATcggtatgatatgatatgatatgtgCACCATTTGTTGGAATGAATCATCATTGCAATAATGTAGTTTTTGGTTTGGGGTTCCTGGTTAATGAGCGTATTCCTTCTTTTATTTGGTTGTTTGAATCTTTTTTGCGATCAATGGGTGGTGGAATACCTCAAACTATAATGACAGATCAAGCTCCTGCCATTGCTGCTGCTATTAGGGATGTGTTTCCGGGTGCTAGTCACCGTTTGTGTACATGGCATCTTGGAGAGAATTCAAAGAATAATATTGCTACGCAGAGAGCTATGAAAGGTTTTACTGAGTTGTTTAGTTATCTTCTGAAGTACTGTGATATTGTTGCTGAGTTTGAACATTATTGGCCAAGGTATATTTCCTTTTTATTCTCATGTTCAAttctttataggtgttgttcaATTATAAAAACGTAAtattcatattcattttaactttcAGGTTCATTAAGCACTATAAGTGTGAGAAGAATgtatggttgaataatttgtatgtGATTCGAGAGCATTGGTGCCGTGCGTATTCTAAGGATACATTCTCTGGTGGAGCTTTGTCTTCTCAAAGGAGTGAATCGACTAATAATTCTATTAAAGATAGGTTGAGGAAAACAGATGGTTTATGTGATTTTTATCACTTGTTTTTAGATGTTATATCTGCATGGCGTAGCAAAGAAAATCACCATGATTATCGTGTATTGAGGGGCAATCGGCATATGGCTGCTGCCAATGTTAGTATACTTGTGCATGCAAGGAAGGTGTACACTGGTTATCTATATGTGAAGTTTGAGGAGCAGTTTCTGAGAGGAATTTCATTGAATCAGGAACGTACATTTGAAGATGCAGAAAAAGTTGTTTATCTGATATGGAAGCCTGTTACTGCTGATTTGATAAGGCATGAGGTTACGTTTAACAAAATTACATTTGAGTCCAATTGTACATGCAAGCATTTTTCTGAAGTGGGTTTATTGTGTTCTCATATTCTTCGTATATATAGTATGCATTGTGTTTCTATGTTACCCGAACAATACATTTTGAAGAGGTGGACGAAAGCAGCTATGTGCAGCGCTGTTGTTGATGAACAATCCTCCAAAGTAAATGTTGTTCCTGCTTCTGTTTGGAGATTTCAAACTATGAGGAAG
This Spinacia oleracea cultivar Varoflay chromosome 6, BTI_SOV_V1, whole genome shotgun sequence DNA region includes the following protein-coding sequences:
- the LOC110802430 gene encoding protein FAR1-RELATED SEQUENCE 5-like: MGGGIPQTIMTDQAPAIAAAIRDVFPGASHRLCTWHLGENSKNNIATQRAMKGFTELFSYLLKYCDIVAEFEHYWPRFIKHYKCEKNVWLNNLYVIREHWCRAYSKDTFSGGALSSQRSESTNNSIKDRLRKTDGLCDFYHLFLDVISAWRSKENHHDYRVLRGNRHMAAANVSILVHARKVYTGYLYVKFEEQFLRGISLNQERTFEDAEKVVYLIWKPVTADLIRHEVTFNKITFESNCTCKHFSEVGLLCSHILRIYSMHCVSMLPEQYILKRWTKAAMCSAVVDEQSSKVNVVPASVWRFQTMRKFVRLVTSCQDFLEARVEIDTAFDLLRQKVESVRGAIDFAEPVEGIDVPGHDGKDGPSIKDPKKRRKKGETNERPKGIVEKECNKKKAWRKRAEKHAENVKAKAQASVQEFDALGNPFLYSHPSSGSELRVLGSSLEKGISGKSVVPDSVQEDICGKKAIPDVVDSLKCFVQGGFGSQSKKRKGIYSEYAPISANTELNSPAARVSLYDEIMANFDK